A window of the Thermoplasmata archaeon genome harbors these coding sequences:
- a CDS encoding ABC transporter permease, translated as MPKALADYVRKTTALVQMEAQKLRHDPTELLTRAVQPVLWLVIFGEVVTAARAFNTGNIPYLNFIAPGILAQSVLFVAIFYGIAAIWERDLGILQKFMATPTPRSALVLGKALSAGLRGLSQMV; from the coding sequence ACCGCCCTCGTCCAGATGGAAGCCCAGAAACTTCGGCACGATCCCACGGAGCTGCTGACCCGCGCCGTCCAGCCCGTCCTCTGGCTCGTCATCTTCGGCGAGGTGGTCACCGCGGCGCGCGCCTTCAACACGGGCAACATCCCGTACCTCAACTTCATCGCACCAGGCATCCTGGCCCAGAGCGTCCTCTTCGTGGCCATCTTCTACGGCATCGCCGCGATTTGGGAACGGGACCTGGGGATCCTCCAGAAGTTCATGGCCACGCCGACGCCGCGATCCGCGCTCGTCCTCGGGAAGGCCCTCTCCGCGGGGCTGCGCGGGCTCTCCCAGATGGT